A genomic segment from Geitlerinema sp. PCC 7407 encodes:
- a CDS encoding TatD family hydrolase: protein MTTSLIDTHVHINFDTFKEDIEAVRQRWIESGVEHLIHSCVEPSEFQSIQALAHRFPEVFFAVGLHPLDVDQWTADMGEEICRLAQSDAKVVAIGETGLDFYKADDRDRQVAAFRAQLAIAHQLDLPVIIHCRDAAAEMAQILQEFWQQQGPVKGVMHCWGGTPEETQWFLDLGLYISFSGTVTFKKATQIQDSARLVPGDRLLVETDCPFLAPVPQRGKRNEPAFVRHVAAQVAQLRETSLEAIAAQTSQNARCLFKLPVAVTQ from the coding sequence ATGACGACTTCGCTCATTGATACGCACGTTCATATCAACTTTGACACCTTCAAAGAAGATATAGAGGCTGTGCGACAACGATGGATAGAATCAGGTGTTGAACACCTGATTCATTCGTGTGTTGAGCCGTCTGAATTTCAGAGCATTCAGGCTTTGGCCCACCGGTTTCCCGAGGTCTTTTTTGCCGTGGGGCTACATCCGCTGGATGTGGATCAGTGGACCGCTGATATGGGCGAAGAAATCTGCCGACTGGCCCAGTCTGATGCCAAGGTTGTGGCCATTGGCGAAACGGGACTGGACTTCTACAAAGCTGACGACCGCGATCGGCAAGTTGCTGCTTTTAGGGCGCAGCTCGCGATCGCCCACCAGCTCGACTTGCCAGTCATCATTCACTGTCGCGACGCCGCCGCAGAGATGGCTCAAATTTTGCAAGAGTTTTGGCAGCAGCAAGGTCCAGTCAAGGGCGTCATGCACTGCTGGGGTGGAACTCCCGAAGAAACACAATGGTTTCTAGACCTGGGACTCTACATCAGCTTTAGCGGCACCGTGACCTTCAAGAAAGCAACGCAGATTCAAGACTCTGCTCGCCTGGTTCCGGGCGATCGCCTTCTGGTCGAAACTGACTGTCCGTTCTTGGCGCCCGTGCCCCAACGGGGCAAGCGCAACGAGCCGGCCTTCGTTCGTCACGTCGCCGCCCAAGTCGCTCAGCTACGAGAGACATCCCTCGAGGCGATCGCGGCTCAAACCAGCCAAAACGCCCGGTGTCTTTTCAAGCTGCCTGTTGCGGTCACTCAATAA
- the rpoB gene encoding DNA-directed RNA polymerase subunit beta yields the protein MTDQLNTLPAFTLPDLVEIQRASFRWFLEEGLIEELDSFSPITDYTGKLELHFIGKDYKLKSPKYDVDEAKRRDSTYAVQMYVPTRLINKETGEIKEQEVFIGDLPLMTERGTFIINGAERVIVNQIVRSPGVYYKSEIDKNGRRTYNASLIPNRGAWLKFETDKNDLVWVRIDKTRKLSAQVLLKALGLSDNEIFDALRHPEYFQKTIEKEGQYSEDEALMELYRKLRPGEPPTVSGGAQLLESRFFDPKRYDLGKVGRYKINRKLRLSVPEGTRVLTPQDILAAIDYLINLEFDIGSIDDIDHLGNRRVRSVGELLQNQVRVGLNRLERIIRERMTVSDADSLTPASLVNPKPLVAAIKEFFGSSQLSQFMDQTNPLAELTHKRRLSALGPGGLTRERAGFAVRDIHPSHYGRICPIETPEGPNAGLIGSLATHARVNAYGFIETPFSRVENGRVLKDQAPMYMTADEEDDLRVAPGDIPMDEEGYIQGETVPVRYRQDFTTTTTNEVDYVAVSPVQIISVATSLIPFLEHDDANRALMGSNMQRQAVPLLRPERPLVGTGLEAQAARDSGMVIVSRTDGEVTYVDARRIRVRDENNREHDYQIQKYQRSNQDTCLNQRPIVFVGDRVRAGQILADGSATEGGELALGQNILVTYMPWEGYNYEDAILISERLVHDDVYTSIHIEKYEIEARQTKLGPEEITREIPNVGEDALRQLDETGIIRIGAWVEAGDILVGKVTPKGESDQPPEEKLLRAIFGEKARDVRDNSLRVPNGEKGRVVDVRVFTREQGDELPPGANMVVRVYVAQKRKIQVGDKMAGRHGNKGIISRILPIEDMPYLPDGTPVDIVLNPLGVPSRMNVGQVFECLLGWAGEHLDVRFKITPFDEMHGPETSRETVHGKLQEAQDHRQQTDSQYNWDWLYNPQDPGKIQVYDGRTGEPFDRPVTVGKAYMLKLVHLVDDKIHARSTGPYSLVTQQPLGGKAQQGGQRFGEMEVWALEAFGAAYTLQELLTVKSDDMQGRNEALNAIVKGKAIPRPGTPESFKVLMRELQSLCLDVAVHKIDTKDDGTSLDEEVDLMADVNSRRAPSRPTYESISREEMIEEED from the coding sequence ATGACTGATCAACTTAATACTCTACCCGCTTTCACTCTGCCAGACTTAGTTGAGATTCAGCGGGCTAGTTTCCGCTGGTTCCTGGAAGAAGGGCTCATCGAGGAACTTGACAGTTTTTCCCCGATTACGGACTACACCGGCAAGCTAGAACTTCACTTCATTGGTAAGGACTATAAGCTCAAAAGTCCCAAATACGATGTAGATGAAGCCAAGCGGCGCGACAGCACCTACGCCGTCCAGATGTACGTTCCGACTCGCCTGATCAACAAAGAAACCGGCGAGATCAAAGAACAAGAAGTCTTCATCGGCGATCTTCCGCTGATGACCGAGCGCGGTACCTTCATCATCAACGGTGCTGAGCGAGTCATTGTCAACCAGATCGTCCGGAGCCCTGGCGTCTACTACAAGTCCGAGATCGACAAAAACGGTCGCCGGACCTACAACGCGAGCTTGATCCCCAACCGGGGCGCCTGGCTAAAATTTGAGACCGACAAAAACGATCTTGTCTGGGTTCGCATCGACAAGACCCGCAAGCTCTCGGCTCAGGTTCTCCTCAAAGCCCTCGGCCTCAGCGACAACGAGATTTTTGACGCCCTCCGTCACCCAGAATACTTCCAAAAAACCATTGAGAAAGAAGGGCAGTACAGCGAAGATGAAGCTCTCATGGAGCTCTATCGCAAGCTGCGCCCCGGCGAACCTCCGACCGTCTCGGGCGGCGCTCAGCTTCTAGAGTCTCGTTTCTTCGATCCCAAGCGCTACGACCTAGGCAAAGTGGGTCGCTACAAGATCAACCGCAAGCTGCGCCTGAGCGTTCCGGAAGGAACTCGCGTCCTGACCCCCCAAGACATCTTGGCGGCGATCGACTATCTCATTAACCTGGAGTTTGACATCGGATCTATCGACGACATTGACCACCTGGGTAATCGTCGGGTCCGCTCCGTGGGTGAGCTGCTCCAAAACCAAGTGCGCGTCGGCCTCAACCGCCTAGAGCGCATCATTCGTGAGCGGATGACAGTTTCCGATGCCGACTCCCTGACCCCCGCATCCCTGGTCAACCCCAAACCGCTGGTGGCAGCCATCAAGGAATTCTTTGGTTCCTCCCAGCTGTCTCAGTTCATGGACCAAACCAATCCTCTGGCCGAGCTGACGCACAAGCGACGCCTGAGCGCCCTTGGACCGGGCGGTCTAACCCGTGAGCGCGCTGGCTTCGCTGTCCGCGATATTCACCCGTCTCACTACGGACGTATCTGCCCCATCGAGACCCCTGAAGGCCCCAACGCGGGTCTGATCGGCTCTCTGGCCACCCACGCCCGCGTCAACGCCTATGGCTTTATCGAGACCCCCTTTAGCCGGGTCGAGAACGGCCGCGTCCTGAAAGATCAGGCGCCCATGTACATGACGGCGGACGAAGAGGACGATCTGCGGGTTGCCCCTGGCGACATCCCGATGGACGAGGAAGGCTACATCCAGGGCGAAACGGTCCCTGTCCGCTACCGCCAGGACTTCACGACGACCACCACCAACGAGGTGGACTACGTCGCCGTGTCGCCGGTTCAGATTATTTCTGTTGCAACGTCGCTGATTCCGTTCCTTGAGCACGACGACGCAAACCGAGCGCTCATGGGCTCGAACATGCAGCGGCAGGCGGTTCCTCTGCTGCGGCCTGAGCGTCCTTTGGTCGGCACGGGCCTAGAAGCCCAGGCTGCCCGAGACTCTGGCATGGTGATCGTGAGCCGCACCGACGGAGAAGTCACCTACGTTGACGCTCGCCGGATCCGCGTTCGCGATGAGAACAATCGAGAGCACGACTACCAGATCCAAAAGTATCAGCGGTCTAACCAAGACACCTGCCTAAATCAGCGTCCGATCGTGTTTGTGGGCGATCGCGTGAGAGCAGGTCAGATCCTGGCAGACGGTTCGGCCACCGAAGGGGGCGAACTGGCCCTAGGCCAAAACATCCTCGTCACTTACATGCCCTGGGAAGGGTACAACTACGAGGACGCGATTCTCATCAGCGAGCGCCTCGTCCATGACGACGTCTACACCTCAATTCACATCGAAAAATACGAGATTGAGGCTCGCCAAACCAAGCTTGGCCCCGAGGAAATCACTCGCGAAATTCCGAACGTGGGTGAAGACGCTCTGCGGCAGCTCGATGAGACCGGCATTATTCGGATTGGTGCCTGGGTCGAAGCCGGCGACATCCTCGTCGGTAAAGTCACGCCCAAGGGAGAGTCAGACCAGCCCCCCGAAGAAAAACTGCTGCGCGCGATCTTCGGCGAAAAAGCTCGCGACGTCCGAGACAACTCCCTGCGCGTGCCCAACGGGGAGAAAGGCCGCGTCGTAGACGTGCGGGTCTTCACCCGAGAGCAAGGCGACGAGCTGCCGCCGGGCGCCAACATGGTGGTGCGCGTCTACGTTGCCCAGAAACGCAAGATCCAGGTGGGCGACAAGATGGCCGGCCGTCACGGCAACAAAGGCATCATCTCCCGTATCTTGCCCATCGAAGATATGCCCTATCTTCCCGACGGCACGCCCGTTGACATCGTGCTCAACCCCCTCGGTGTGCCTTCGCGGATGAACGTTGGTCAGGTCTTTGAATGCCTGCTGGGCTGGGCTGGCGAACACCTCGACGTCCGCTTCAAGATCACGCCCTTTGACGAAATGCACGGCCCTGAAACCTCCAGAGAAACCGTGCATGGCAAGCTCCAAGAAGCCCAGGACCACCGCCAACAAACCGACAGCCAGTACAACTGGGATTGGCTCTATAACCCTCAAGATCCGGGCAAAATCCAGGTCTACGATGGTCGGACCGGCGAACCGTTCGATCGCCCTGTCACCGTCGGCAAAGCCTACATGCTGAAGCTGGTGCACTTGGTCGACGACAAGATCCACGCCCGTTCCACCGGTCCCTACTCCTTGGTCACCCAGCAACCCCTGGGCGGCAAAGCCCAGCAAGGGGGTCAGCGCTTTGGAGAAATGGAAGTGTGGGCCCTCGAAGCCTTCGGGGCCGCCTATACCTTGCAAGAACTGCTGACTGTCAAATCCGACGACATGCAAGGTCGAAACGAAGCCCTCAACGCGATCGTCAAGGGCAAAGCCATTCCTCGTCCCGGCACCCCCGAGTCCTTCAAGGTCTTGATGCGAGAGCTGCAATCCCTCTGCTTGGATGTAGCAGTCCACAAAATTGACACCAAGGATGACGGCACTAGCCTCGATGAAGAAGTCGATTTGATGGCAGACGTTAACAGTCGGCGAGCTCCCTCTCGACCAACCTATGAGTCCATCTCCCGTGAGGAAATGATCGAAGAGGAAGACTAG
- a CDS encoding DNA-directed RNA polymerase subunit gamma, whose translation MPKLEQRFDYVKIGLASPDRIRQWGERTLPNGQLVGEVTKPETINYRTLKPEMDGLFCERIFGPAKDWECHCGKYKRVRHRGIVCERCGVEVTESRVRRHRMGYIKLAAPVAHVWYLKGIPSYMAILLDMPLRDVEQIVYFNAYVVLNPGNADNLAYKQLLTEDQWLEIEDQLYSEDSQLVGVEVGIGAEALERLLQDIQLEEEAEKLREEIATSKGQKRAKLIKRLRVIDNFIATGAQPDWMVLSYIPVIPPDLRPMVQLDGGRFATSDLNDLYRRVINRNNRLARLQEILAPEIIVRNEKRMLQEAVDALIDNGRRGRTVVGANNRPLKSLSDIIEGKQGRFRQNLLGKRVDYSGRSVIVVGPKLRIHQCGLPREMAIELFQPFVIHRLIRQGLVNNIKAAKKLIQRGDSSVWDVLEEVIDGHPVLLNRAPTLHRLGIQAFEPILVEGRAIQLHPLVCPAFNADFDGDQMAVHVPLSLESQAEARLLMLASNNILSPATGRPIVTPSQDMVLGCYYLTAHNPTSMKGSGRYFANLEDAIVAFEQQQVDLHAYIWVRFDGAVDADEAEGEPEIEEAADGTRVKLYKGVKSGIPLRRVREDENGEVISQYVWTTPGRIIFNKTIQDVLAV comes from the coding sequence ATGCCGAAGCTAGAACAGCGGTTTGATTACGTCAAAATTGGTCTGGCATCGCCGGATCGAATTCGGCAGTGGGGCGAGCGAACCCTGCCCAACGGTCAGCTAGTGGGAGAGGTTACCAAACCTGAAACCATCAACTACCGGACTCTCAAGCCGGAAATGGACGGTCTTTTCTGTGAGCGGATCTTTGGACCCGCAAAAGACTGGGAATGCCACTGCGGAAAATATAAGCGGGTGCGTCACCGGGGCATCGTTTGCGAGCGCTGCGGTGTCGAGGTTACAGAATCCCGCGTTCGGCGTCACCGCATGGGGTATATCAAGCTGGCTGCTCCCGTAGCCCACGTTTGGTACCTCAAGGGAATTCCCAGCTACATGGCGATCTTGCTGGACATGCCGCTGCGCGATGTCGAGCAAATTGTTTATTTCAACGCCTATGTGGTGTTGAATCCTGGCAATGCTGACAACCTTGCCTACAAACAGCTGCTGACCGAAGACCAGTGGCTCGAGATTGAAGATCAGCTCTACAGCGAAGACTCTCAGCTGGTGGGAGTCGAAGTTGGTATCGGGGCAGAAGCGCTGGAGCGCCTGCTGCAAGACATTCAGCTGGAAGAAGAGGCAGAAAAGCTCCGGGAAGAAATCGCCACCTCCAAGGGCCAAAAGCGCGCCAAGCTGATCAAGCGCCTGCGGGTGATTGACAACTTCATCGCGACGGGCGCTCAGCCGGACTGGATGGTGCTGTCCTACATTCCGGTGATTCCGCCCGACCTGCGGCCTATGGTCCAGCTAGACGGGGGCCGCTTCGCGACCTCTGACCTGAATGACCTCTATCGGCGCGTCATCAACCGCAACAACCGTTTGGCGCGTCTGCAGGAAATCCTGGCGCCTGAAATTATTGTCCGCAACGAGAAGCGGATGCTACAGGAGGCCGTGGATGCCCTGATTGACAACGGTCGCCGGGGCCGGACGGTGGTGGGCGCCAACAACCGCCCTCTGAAGTCGCTCTCGGACATCATTGAAGGTAAGCAGGGCCGTTTCCGCCAAAACCTCCTGGGTAAGCGGGTTGACTACTCTGGTCGTTCGGTCATCGTGGTGGGTCCGAAGCTTCGGATTCATCAGTGCGGTTTGCCGCGGGAGATGGCGATCGAGCTCTTCCAGCCTTTTGTGATTCATCGGCTGATTCGTCAGGGCCTAGTGAACAACATCAAGGCGGCGAAAAAGCTGATCCAGCGGGGTGATTCTAGCGTTTGGGATGTGCTGGAAGAGGTGATCGATGGTCACCCTGTCCTGCTAAACCGAGCCCCGACGCTGCACCGCTTGGGCATCCAAGCCTTTGAGCCGATCTTGGTGGAGGGGCGCGCAATTCAGCTGCACCCGCTGGTGTGTCCTGCGTTCAACGCGGACTTCGACGGAGACCAGATGGCGGTGCACGTGCCGCTCTCTCTGGAGTCCCAGGCAGAAGCTCGACTGCTGATGCTGGCGTCCAACAACATTCTTTCGCCTGCAACGGGGCGGCCGATTGTGACGCCGAGTCAGGACATGGTGTTGGGCTGCTATTACTTGACGGCTCACAACCCTACTAGCATGAAGGGCTCTGGACGCTACTTTGCCAACCTTGAGGACGCCATTGTGGCTTTTGAGCAGCAGCAGGTAGATCTGCACGCCTATATTTGGGTGCGCTTTGACGGCGCCGTTGATGCGGATGAGGCAGAAGGTGAGCCGGAGATCGAGGAGGCCGCTGACGGCACGAGAGTCAAGCTGTACAAGGGTGTGAAGTCGGGCATTCCTCTGCGGCGGGTTCGGGAGGATGAGAATGGGGAAGTGATTTCCCAGTATGTCTGGACCACACCGGGTCGCATTATCTTCAACAAGACCATTCAGGACGTTCTGGCAGTCTAG